A genomic window from Methanoculleus caldifontis includes:
- a CDS encoding glycosyltransferase family 2 protein, whose translation MKTAARISLFTVTLVILVALVLLHDLHLILAGAGWDLSARAVTLVLVGVTAFGAVQFLSYADHLLRSLYAYPVSHPAPPVSDGPLPPAAVFIPAYNEDPSVVESCVSACAAIAYPGVSIYLLDDSTDPEKRAALKEVARKFGIRYIHRDHRKGFKAGAINHALSLLDDGTPYLLVLDADQRVKPTILADLVPVLEADPAASFVQTPQFFRSEKNDPISVTFSYQQHIYNKHVCRGLSVNRTAMLTGSNCVFRTSHLAAVGGMDETCIAEDIATCFAFHLRGHRGIFLDAVYAEGLAPPNLAAYFTQQLRWAYGNTRLLLTIFRHLAAHPRSMPLLHWIEFVVIVSMYLLGGVNVAFFLLPVATLLFAVPILPVWLPSVFAVVLVVVIAIQVAISIRERQYSLRDLALSQAIFNTLAFVYARAILYAVSGKDLPFVVTPKVAAGPAGRTPRVRIAPVLLVIAAILVSMAAAILRLAAGEPGAASVIPFFWAGYTLLVLSSFLVVWRRDGRRVPESG comes from the coding sequence ATGAAGACGGCAGCACGCATATCGCTCTTTACCGTCACGCTCGTGATACTGGTGGCGCTCGTGCTTCTCCACGACCTCCACCTCATACTCGCCGGAGCAGGCTGGGACCTCTCTGCGAGAGCGGTCACCCTCGTCCTCGTCGGCGTCACGGCGTTCGGGGCTGTCCAGTTCCTCAGTTACGCCGATCACCTCCTGCGATCGCTTTACGCCTACCCCGTGAGCCATCCTGCGCCGCCCGTGAGCGACGGTCCTCTCCCTCCTGCCGCGGTCTTCATCCCCGCCTACAACGAGGACCCTTCCGTGGTCGAGTCCTGCGTCAGCGCGTGTGCGGCGATCGCCTATCCCGGCGTCAGCATTTACCTCCTCGACGACTCTACGGACCCGGAGAAGAGGGCGGCGCTAAAAGAGGTCGCACGGAAGTTCGGCATCCGGTACATCCACCGGGACCACAGGAAAGGGTTCAAGGCCGGGGCGATCAACCATGCCCTCTCCCTCCTCGACGACGGGACGCCCTACCTCCTCGTGCTCGACGCCGACCAGAGGGTGAAACCGACGATCCTCGCCGACCTGGTCCCGGTCCTCGAGGCCGACCCCGCCGCGTCCTTCGTCCAGACCCCGCAGTTCTTCCGGTCGGAGAAGAACGACCCGATAAGCGTCACCTTCTCCTACCAGCAGCACATCTACAACAAGCACGTCTGCAGGGGCCTCTCCGTCAACCGCACCGCCATGCTGACCGGCTCGAACTGCGTCTTCCGGACGAGCCATCTCGCCGCCGTCGGGGGGATGGACGAGACCTGCATCGCCGAGGATATCGCCACCTGCTTTGCGTTCCACCTCAGGGGACACCGCGGGATCTTCCTTGACGCCGTATACGCCGAAGGGCTCGCGCCGCCGAACCTCGCCGCCTACTTCACGCAGCAGCTCCGCTGGGCATACGGGAACACCCGGCTTCTGCTGACCATCTTCCGGCACCTTGCGGCACACCCCCGGAGCATGCCCCTGCTCCATTGGATCGAGTTCGTCGTGATCGTCTCCATGTACCTGCTCGGGGGGGTGAACGTAGCGTTCTTCCTCCTTCCCGTCGCCACGCTCCTCTTCGCCGTCCCTATCCTGCCGGTATGGCTCCCGTCGGTCTTTGCCGTGGTGCTCGTGGTGGTGATCGCCATTCAGGTCGCCATCAGCATCCGCGAGCGGCAGTACTCCCTCCGCGACCTCGCGCTCTCGCAGGCGATCTTCAACACGCTCGCGTTCGTCTACGCCCGGGCGATCCTGTACGCCGTCTCCGGCAAGGATCTCCCGTTCGTCGTGACACCCAAGGTGGCGGCGGGACCGGCCGGCCGGACGCCCCGCGTCAGGATCGCGCCGGTCCTCCTCGTGATCGCCGCCATCCTGGTCTCGATGGCCGCCGCCATCCTCCGGCTCGCCGCCGGGGAGCCGGGAGCCGCATCGGTGATCCCGTTCTTCTGGGCCGGGTACACGCTCCTCGTCCTCTCGTCGTTCCTGGTCGTCTGGCGGCGGGACGGGAGACGGGTGCCGGAGAGCGGGTGA
- a CDS encoding acetate--CoA ligase family protein, protein MAKRMLSEFESYDFLKQYGVPVPEHAIVQTPAEAGKAAEKIGFPVVMKIYSPQIIHKSDAGGVIVSISSKQAAEEAFAKIVSNAKAYNPDAEIKGVIVEQQAAPGLELIIGGKTDPAFGKVLTFGMGGTLVELMKDVTLRILPVSEEDIRQMVREIHGYPMIQGYRGTKPRDEETLVKIIWAVNCFFAENTNVVEFDINPVRLYESGACIVDARIFVDDEAVERTVKERPFVPIEYFTPRSIAVIGASSEPKKMGYAVMHNLLHFPGQLYPVNNKRGEVQGLKAYPSILDIPNPVDMAVITVPAKHVPSVIEECGQKGVSMAIVITAGFKEMGEGGKALEDRVLQIAKGYGTRIIGPNCLGLIVPPKGIDTTYVHESPKPGSIAFISQSGAIVNTVVDWSIKQDIGFSAVVSVGNQADLNFIDYLRFVERDPKTKGIILYIEEVQDGKTFMKVVSEVAKTKPVVAIKSGSSAKGQAAASSHTGSLSGSYDVYMEAFREAGVIPVHTLTGAFQVAEMLALPKGYPRGKRAVVITNAGGFAVLSSDYAERYGIDIITLPPDVLKELNELLPEFWNKGNPIDLLGDANEKRFEQTFSILARHQDCWDIAFVVGFPNLVIGSEQLANQITRFSEKTENMIVGTLLGGDSMERGRKVLKENGIPSFEELDFTFRVMGRILWQRFR, encoded by the coding sequence ATGGCAAAGAGAATGCTGAGCGAGTTTGAATCGTACGACTTCCTGAAACAGTACGGTGTCCCGGTACCGGAGCACGCAATCGTCCAGACCCCTGCCGAAGCAGGCAAGGCGGCAGAGAAGATCGGCTTCCCGGTCGTCATGAAGATCTATTCGCCCCAGATCATCCACAAGAGCGATGCTGGCGGCGTTATCGTCAGTATATCCTCAAAACAGGCTGCTGAGGAGGCGTTCGCGAAGATCGTCTCGAACGCGAAGGCGTATAACCCCGACGCCGAGATCAAAGGCGTCATCGTCGAGCAGCAGGCGGCACCGGGACTCGAACTGATCATCGGCGGGAAGACCGATCCGGCGTTTGGGAAGGTGCTCACCTTCGGTATGGGCGGCACCCTCGTCGAGCTGATGAAGGACGTCACCCTGCGGATTCTCCCGGTCTCCGAAGAGGACATCCGGCAGATGGTCAGGGAGATCCACGGCTACCCGATGATCCAGGGCTACCGCGGGACGAAGCCCCGTGACGAGGAGACCCTGGTCAAGATCATCTGGGCGGTCAACTGCTTCTTCGCCGAGAACACCAACGTCGTCGAGTTCGACATCAACCCTGTCAGGCTGTACGAGTCGGGGGCCTGCATCGTCGACGCCCGTATCTTCGTCGACGACGAAGCGGTCGAGCGGACGGTGAAAGAGCGGCCGTTCGTCCCGATCGAGTACTTCACCCCCCGGTCGATCGCGGTCATCGGGGCCTCGTCGGAGCCCAAGAAGATGGGTTACGCCGTGATGCACAACCTCCTCCACTTCCCCGGACAGCTCTACCCCGTCAACAACAAGCGTGGCGAGGTCCAGGGACTCAAAGCCTACCCCTCCATCCTCGATATCCCGAACCCCGTTGACATGGCGGTCATCACCGTCCCCGCAAAGCACGTGCCGAGCGTCATCGAGGAGTGCGGCCAGAAAGGCGTCTCAATGGCGATCGTCATCACCGCCGGTTTCAAGGAGATGGGCGAAGGAGGCAAGGCGCTCGAGGACCGGGTCCTCCAGATCGCAAAGGGTTACGGCACGCGGATCATAGGTCCGAACTGCCTCGGCCTGATCGTCCCCCCCAAGGGCATCGACACCACCTACGTCCACGAGTCCCCGAAACCCGGTAGCATCGCCTTCATCTCCCAGAGCGGCGCCATCGTCAACACGGTGGTCGACTGGAGCATCAAGCAGGACATCGGCTTTTCGGCGGTCGTCTCGGTGGGTAACCAGGCGGACCTCAACTTCATCGACTACCTCAGGTTCGTGGAGCGCGACCCCAAGACCAAGGGCATCATCCTCTACATCGAGGAGGTCCAGGACGGCAAGACCTTCATGAAGGTGGTCAGCGAGGTCGCGAAGACCAAGCCCGTCGTGGCGATCAAGTCCGGCTCCTCCGCCAAAGGCCAGGCAGCAGCCTCGTCCCATACGGGTTCCCTCTCCGGGTCGTACGACGTCTACATGGAAGCCTTCCGCGAGGCCGGCGTGATCCCCGTCCACACCCTGACCGGAGCGTTCCAGGTCGCGGAGATGCTCGCGCTCCCGAAGGGCTACCCGCGGGGCAAGCGCGCGGTCGTGATCACGAACGCCGGCGGGTTTGCGGTGCTCTCCTCCGACTACGCCGAGCGCTACGGGATCGACATCATCACCCTGCCGCCGGATGTCTTGAAAGAACTCAACGAACTCCTGCCCGAGTTCTGGAACAAAGGCAACCCGATCGACCTCCTCGGCGACGCTAACGAGAAGCGGTTCGAGCAGACGTTCAGCATCCTCGCCAGGCACCAGGACTGCTGGGACATCGCGTTCGTCGTCGGGTTCCCGAACCTCGTCATCGGCTCCGAGCAGCTCGCAAACCAGATCACCCGGTTCTCGGAGAAGACCGAGAACATGATCGTCGGGACGCTGCTCGGCGGCGACTCGATGGAACGGGGCCGCAAGGTCCTCAAGGAGAACGGGATCCCGAGCTTCGAGGAACTCGACTTCACCTTCCGCGTGATGGGCCGGATCCTCTGGCAGCGATTCAGATAA
- a CDS encoding DEAD/DEAH box helicase family protein produces MRRFLPHEIEYLSDPDRFTFDSFKRSVLDPLPPAAALGVADEELLNYYENALRQDGRFVLRLDPNGDHYERLERYVAETAFLLFWGRDGDGLPGERFEEFSRFRHLCYRTLHPFAESQKVAVLKKIGLETGLLPEIIDEVSTLFSVGSGLFAMELLARLTETGRADRFSARLEEADALMDLAARPALLCPLWPHQQRALEAWLRAGGRGILEMATASGKTLVGLAAALKLYEVHGRLEVLVLAHSRALLNQWRREAMEKLGLAGNPGADYTVPLEYGGRFVLRFETLQKVYRSPDRYRVDLLIVDEVHHGAGIQFRKALAVAAKWKMGLSATVEGEERRQPLDRALGPTVYTYTLKDAREDAVVPSFSLHLHTTYLDVRENEEFREISEQIVRELAVINGRHRDIIRRLSGSRFDRFASIAEFVGLMRHLRYRTAEVPEAWYRLIGLVYRRRMIIHRSAPKTGRAIELARHLGTTKKCIVFSMDIATCEAIYSALGETVEAYRVHSEMPRAEVQRSLSRFRSARYGVLVAPKMLDEGIDVPDAEIGINVASSKTRLQLVQRMGRILRKRPGKDPVFHHFVALPQAYVEAEDAFAYQGDLAWIRDTALLLDIPVLQTPDEDDGLAGVCRRSEAAVRDYLRSRRHVVADDFGTVRIDAILESIPERLRRDLAASLDSCPGDLTDEAWEAVVRSAWRTGEAPGLCGMHWLLVLAGRDPRALSGLLLTGLAPAPAAGAPPGRIRAESLVPPGRERPVEDTVRALARAAGPEQERAARRRLAEIGSPALPLLIPLLKSRNDEVVLRAIGAMEAIGDPAAIDLLIPHLSDRRYSVRVGAARALGRLGDPRARLALMRALKDREPEVRRAARAALDAMEGR; encoded by the coding sequence ATGCGACGGTTCCTGCCACACGAGATCGAATACCTCTCGGACCCCGACCGGTTCACCTTCGACTCCTTCAAAAGAAGCGTCCTCGACCCGCTTCCGCCAGCCGCCGCGCTCGGCGTGGCGGACGAAGAGCTCCTGAACTACTACGAGAACGCTCTCCGTCAGGACGGCCGCTTCGTCCTCCGGCTGGACCCGAACGGCGATCACTACGAGCGCCTCGAGCGCTACGTCGCAGAGACCGCCTTCCTCCTCTTCTGGGGCCGGGACGGAGACGGACTCCCCGGTGAGAGGTTTGAGGAGTTCTCCCGGTTCCGCCACCTCTGCTACCGGACGCTCCATCCGTTTGCGGAGAGCCAGAAGGTTGCGGTCTTGAAGAAGATCGGCCTCGAGACCGGACTTCTTCCGGAGATCATCGACGAGGTCTCGACACTCTTTTCAGTCGGGAGCGGCCTCTTTGCGATGGAGCTCCTCGCCCGGCTCACGGAGACGGGAAGAGCCGACCGGTTCTCTGCACGGCTGGAGGAGGCCGACGCGCTTATGGACCTCGCCGCCCGGCCCGCTCTCCTCTGCCCCCTCTGGCCGCACCAGCAACGGGCGCTCGAGGCCTGGCTCCGTGCCGGCGGGAGGGGGATCCTCGAGATGGCGACGGCGAGCGGGAAGACCCTCGTCGGGCTTGCCGCCGCTTTGAAGCTCTACGAGGTCCACGGGCGGCTGGAGGTGCTGGTGCTCGCCCACTCCCGTGCCCTGCTGAACCAGTGGCGGCGGGAGGCCATGGAGAAGCTCGGCCTTGCCGGCAACCCCGGCGCCGATTATACGGTGCCGCTTGAGTACGGCGGCCGGTTCGTCCTCCGGTTCGAGACGCTCCAGAAAGTCTACCGCTCCCCGGACCGCTACCGGGTCGACCTCCTGATCGTCGACGAGGTGCACCACGGTGCCGGAATCCAGTTCCGGAAAGCCCTCGCCGTCGCCGCGAAGTGGAAGATGGGGCTCTCGGCGACGGTCGAGGGGGAGGAACGCCGCCAGCCGCTCGACCGCGCTCTCGGCCCGACGGTCTACACCTACACCTTGAAGGATGCCCGCGAAGACGCGGTCGTCCCGTCGTTCTCCCTCCACCTCCACACGACCTACCTCGACGTGCGGGAGAACGAGGAGTTCCGGGAGATCTCGGAGCAGATCGTCCGGGAACTCGCCGTCATCAACGGCCGGCACCGGGATATCATCCGGCGGCTCTCCGGCTCCCGGTTCGACCGCTTTGCGAGCATAGCAGAGTTTGTCGGCCTGATGCGCCACCTCCGCTACCGGACGGCCGAGGTGCCGGAGGCGTGGTACCGGCTGATCGGCCTCGTCTACCGGCGCAGGATGATCATCCACCGGTCGGCCCCGAAGACGGGCCGGGCGATCGAGCTTGCCCGGCACCTCGGGACGACGAAGAAGTGCATCGTCTTCTCGATGGACATCGCGACCTGCGAGGCCATCTACAGTGCGCTCGGCGAGACGGTGGAGGCCTACCGCGTCCACTCGGAGATGCCCCGGGCCGAGGTGCAGCGTTCCCTCAGCCGGTTTCGATCGGCGCGTTACGGCGTCCTGGTCGCGCCGAAGATGCTCGACGAGGGTATCGACGTCCCCGACGCGGAGATCGGGATCAACGTCGCGTCCTCAAAGACGCGGCTGCAGCTGGTGCAGCGCATGGGCCGGATCCTGCGGAAGCGGCCGGGAAAGGACCCGGTCTTTCACCACTTCGTCGCCCTGCCGCAGGCGTACGTCGAGGCGGAGGACGCGTTCGCCTACCAGGGCGATCTCGCCTGGATCCGCGACACCGCACTCCTCCTCGACATCCCGGTTCTGCAGACGCCCGATGAGGACGACGGGCTTGCCGGGGTCTGCCGGAGGAGCGAAGCGGCCGTGCGCGACTACCTCCGGAGCCGGCGGCACGTCGTGGCGGACGACTTCGGCACGGTCAGGATCGATGCGATCCTGGAGTCGATCCCGGAGCGCCTCCGCCGTGACCTCGCCGCGTCGCTCGATTCGTGCCCGGGAGACCTCACCGACGAGGCGTGGGAGGCAGTGGTGCGGAGCGCCTGGCGCACCGGCGAGGCTCCGGGCCTTTGTGGCATGCACTGGCTCCTCGTCCTCGCCGGCCGCGACCCCCGGGCGCTTTCCGGGCTGCTCCTGACCGGCCTTGCGCCCGCTCCCGCGGCCGGCGCTCCTCCGGGCCGGATCCGGGCGGAATCCCTGGTGCCTCCCGGCCGCGAGCGTCCCGTGGAGGATACAGTCCGGGCACTCGCACGGGCGGCGGGGCCGGAGCAGGAGCGGGCCGCACGCCGCCGGCTCGCGGAGATCGGGTCGCCGGCTCTCCCGCTGCTGATACCGCTGCTCAAATCGCGAAACGACGAGGTTGTCCTCCGTGCAATCGGGGCGATGGAGGCGATCGGGGATCCGGCGGCAATCGACCTGCTCATCCCCCATCTCTCCGACCGGCGTTACAGTGTTCGGGTGGGGGCGGCCCGGGCGCTCGGCCGGCTCGGCGATCCCCGCGCCCGCCTCGCGCTGATGCGGGCCTTGAAAGACCGGGAGCCGGAGGTGCGGAGGGCTGCGCGGGCGGCTCTCGACGCGATGGAAGGAAGGTAA
- a CDS encoding sensor histidine kinase yields the protein MRRLCNELEVHQVELELQNEALRELQHNLQISEEKYRDLYDFAPIGYITLNADGQIRETNLMAASLLGEPRASLVNQRFQYFLERESIPDFIAFRDRVLAAGGKETVVVRLRATREHESTWVLVEGKAAEGQTFRAALIDITGRKQAEEALMRRTDDLVRLNREVEAARNEAHLYLDIMTHDVRNANSVSGMYADLLIDLATGDLRTYAEKLHDSIERSSEILKTVATIRRTQQETVCLVPVNLDAVIRTEIGTFPQASIRYQGYPVKVLADGLLSTVFNNLIGNAVKFGGPDVVVTVRVGEQDSEVLVSVEDTGPGIPDEVKEKLFIRFERGKAHGKGEGLGLYLVRILIQRYGGRIWIEDRVPGHPDRGTAFRFALKKA from the coding sequence GTGCGAAGACTCTGTAACGAGCTCGAGGTGCACCAGGTCGAGCTCGAACTCCAGAACGAGGCGCTGCGGGAGTTGCAGCATAACCTGCAGATCTCCGAAGAGAAGTACCGCGACCTCTACGACTTCGCCCCCATCGGCTACATCACCCTGAATGCAGACGGGCAGATCCGTGAGACAAACCTGATGGCCGCTTCACTCCTCGGGGAGCCCCGGGCATCCCTTGTAAATCAGCGGTTCCAGTACTTCCTGGAACGGGAGAGTATCCCGGACTTCATCGCGTTCCGTGACCGGGTGCTCGCGGCCGGGGGGAAAGAGACAGTCGTGGTGCGGCTCAGGGCGACGCGGGAACACGAGTCCACCTGGGTCCTCGTAGAGGGGAAGGCCGCGGAGGGGCAGACGTTCCGGGCCGCCCTGATCGACATCACCGGGCGAAAGCAGGCGGAAGAAGCGCTCATGCGCCGCACCGACGACCTTGTCCGGCTCAATCGGGAGGTCGAGGCGGCACGAAACGAGGCGCACCTCTATCTCGACATCATGACCCACGATGTCCGGAACGCAAACAGCGTTTCAGGCATGTACGCCGATCTCCTGATCGACCTGGCGACAGGCGACCTGAGGACATATGCAGAGAAGCTGCACGACAGCATCGAGCGGAGCAGCGAGATCCTCAAGACCGTCGCCACCATCCGGCGGACGCAGCAGGAGACCGTCTGCCTGGTGCCGGTGAACCTCGATGCGGTCATCCGGACCGAGATCGGCACTTTCCCCCAGGCGTCGATCCGCTATCAGGGCTATCCGGTCAAGGTCCTGGCGGACGGTCTCCTCTCGACCGTCTTCAACAACCTCATCGGCAACGCCGTCAAGTTCGGCGGGCCGGACGTCGTGGTCACCGTCCGGGTCGGGGAGCAGGACAGCGAGGTGCTGGTCTCGGTCGAGGATACCGGCCCGGGTATCCCCGATGAGGTGAAGGAGAAGCTCTTCATCCGGTTCGAGCGAGGGAAAGCGCACGGCAAAGGCGAAGGGCTCGGGCTCTACCTGGTCCGGATCCTCATCCAGCGCTACGGTGGCAGGATCTGGATCGAGGACCGGGTGCCGGGGCATCCCGACCGCGGGACGGCGTTCCGCTTTGCGCTGAAGAAGGCGTGA